Below is a genomic region from Henckelia pumila isolate YLH828 chromosome 3, ASM3356847v2, whole genome shotgun sequence.
TGGTTAAAACAACATTATGTATGCATCCAATGTCCTAATTTTGTAACATCAATGGTGATCAACACATGTTTACACATCAAATGTCTAATTTTGTAATATCAATAATGATTATCACATGTTTATGCATTCTAATGTCGAATTTGATAGCATGTATGGTGATTAACAAACACATGTATATGTTTGTAGCATCTATGGTTAAAACAACCTTATGTATGCATCCAATGTCCTAATTTTGTAACATCAATGGTGATGTTGGTGTGTGTTCAGATGTAGCATTGGTTATATTGAACTGTAGTATAATAGAtcaaaaataaagtataatagaGATTATTTGTGGTATGATGGTTTGTTAAATTTGATACATCTTCCATGCATGTTTACtatggtggtgttggtgcgcAGTCAGAAATGCAGTATCGGTTTTAGAGCCCAGTAGTATAATATATGGAAAATGTGGTATAATAGAGGCTATTTGCAGTATTATgtgttgttaaatttggtacatcttccatacatattttaccatggtggtgttggtgcatgGTCAGAAACGCAGTACTGGTTATATTGTCCGATAgtacaatatataaaaaatgaGGTATAATAGAGGCTATTTGAGgtattatttgtttttaaattttttacatcTTCCATGCATATTTACCATGGTAGCATTGGTTCGTGGTAAGAAACGCAGTACTAGTTATATTGATCAGTAGTACAGTATAGAAAAAGAAGTATAATAAAGGCTATTTGCGGTATGAgtttatgttaaatttggtacatcttctaTACATGTTAaccatggtggtgttggtgcgcGGTCAGAAACGCAGTAATGATTATATTGTCCCGTAGTACAATATATGCAAACTGAGGTATAATGGAGGCTATTTGCGGTATTATatgttgttaaatttggtacatcttccaacatgtttaccatggtggtgttggtTCGTGGTCAGAAACATAGTACTAGTTATATTAATCAGTAGTACAATAGATGGAAAATGAAGTATCATAGAGACGATTTGCGGTATGAgtttatgttaaatttggtatATCATCCATACATGTTTACCATGGTGGTATTGGTTCATGGTCAGAAATGCAGTACCAATTATATTGACTAGTAGTACAATAGATGGAAAAAAAAGTATGCTAGAGACTTATTGTGGTATAATgttatgttaaatttggtacatctttcatactTTTTACCATGACGGTGTTGGTGTGAATTAAAAAACATAGTACTAGCTGTATTAACTTGTAGTACATTATTAGACAAGTGTAGTATAAAATTAGTTTAACTTGgtataatattttggtactaGGTCAGAAACATAGTACCAGTTGTATTGACTCGTGGTACATTAACAGGTAAATGTAGTATAACATTGGTTATGTGAAGTATCATTTTTTGTCAAATTTTGTATAAAAGTGTGACGTAATCAATTTATAAGTGTTAACAACCACAACCGACACATATTAGAGattcaataaatgaaaattacaCATCCATTCTGCCAAAATACAGTACAAACTTCATCAAGACAGTTATCCATCCGATCAAAATACAGTACAAAATATACCAAAACTAATTGTCCACTCCATTCTCattttcctgaatccattttcatCAACCCATATTCGTCATTTAGTATGGTTGCAGCAACGTGTGCCACTTGTACCGTCTATGTTGAAATCAGTCTGATAATTTCATGTAAAAGGGTCATCGCCAGCATAGCACTCCGTCCATAAGCAAGTAAGCACACCACAATCGGGAATAGTCCCATGGTTTCTACACTTTGGGAATCCCACGTTGTAATTGGCAAAGTCAACATCCTTGAAAATCCTCAAGTATCCTAACAAAAATTCAACTTGGACACAAATCAAATTATTGTAATAGTAAACTAATTGAATCACATAATGACGGAGGTACAATAATGCAATACTTAAAAACTTTCTCGCACTTGTCCTGTCATATGGACTGTTTGTTGAGTTCCTCAGCACTAATTTTCTTTTTCATTACTCCACACAAATAGAAACCAATGGGATCTCACACCAATAGGAAATAATACATATTTGCATATCTACATTACTTTCTTATCCTACTCGTTTTCGAACCATTtctaaatcaaaaaataaaacatgtcaTAAATATGATAAACAACTTTCACGGTAACAAAGCAGAAAAAATACAATTAaaagaaaagatttttttagTTTGAACAGTCTATACCTTATTTTCCCCAAAAAAAATCATTGATAAATCAAGTTTGAACTGTTAAAAAAACTTCACATCACTTAACAACCAACCTagcaattttattaaaaaattgcaATGAGTCAACGAagatttacaattttttttttgaaaaacccaCAGCCTAAGCATGCTGCGTAAGCATAGAATGCATATAAATATCACGTTATCTACCATTAAATAACACCCAATTCGCAAGACACCGGACAAGCTCTACAATCAACCGAATAATCATTCCCCATTTATTACCACATCACACaccattccaaaaaaaaaaaaattagaacagTGTGAGAGTATGTCCCTCGCCCTAAAATAATTAGTCTCAATAATTGATAtctcaaataccaatatcataACCCTATATCTTATTTTTTACACCAACTTGCAATCCAAAATCCTACTTTACAAATTAATAAGAACACaatcatataacataaaaattcaaaaatagagCAAACCGAGTTGAAAGAGATTAATGGCGAATACATGCATGAATacacttatatataatttaattttaataaatgttGCCGCATCATCTTGTGTTGCTTAATTATCACATGAATTACTCgacttgtatatatataatacaaatTGAAATTCAACTCAAATAATGTGTTTAGGCCAATCAGATAACAGGGGAGGTGAGTGGTGGGGTAGCTAGGCTCACTCAAATGATGAAAGAAATTAAACaagtgaaaaataattaatttgttgAATGGATGGGGCGGCAAATTTTAATAGATATAATCATATGTATCATTCTCTTATATATTCTTCCCCTataaatatcatatcatatcccTCCACTACTCCATATATCACTCATCATCGCCACACAGATTaacaaaaacaagaaagaaattaaattttagCAAATGGGCATTAAGGATGTTGAAGGTGGCGCCACCGAATTCTCCGCCAGAGACTACCACGACCCACCGCCGGCTCCGCTGGTGGACCGGGAGGAGCTGGGGAAGTGGTCGTTTTACAGGGCCATAATTGCTGAGTTCATTGCCACCCTCTTGTTCTTGTACATTACTGTGTTGACTGTGATTGGGTACAGCAGCCAGAACGCCGCCGATCAGTGCGGCGGCGTTGGCATTCTCGGAATTGCTTGGGCCTTTGGTGGCATGATCTTCATCCTTGTTTACTGCACCGCTGGCATTTCCGGTTAGTTTAGAGTACTATAATATTCTCTTCTTTTACGTTACGTACATATATAATTCTGATTTTAACGTAAACTAATTAATTAAGTCTATTAAAATgtctttattttttgtttgagaTATATATTTAATGTCTTTTCGATATATTGAGCTTATGTATTTTGTTGGGTTCGAGCTTTCAAATTTTGACGTCCATTTATATCCGGATAGATACACAAGAAAAGTAGTCAACTTTATTGCTGGAAAACAAGACATTATTATCATTAAAAAATACTTGAATTTTTATATGCAATTTTTCTCAAAATGATCAATTCGTTGAATTTTAATGGTAAGAGATTGTGTTACTTAAGATTTGATTACATATTTACTTTATTGGTCTACTAATTCCCATTAGCTAGCTCGACTACTTTTAAGGCAAAACAATATTTGCTAACAAGTTGTTGATGGATGTGTGCAGGAGGGCACATCAACCCGGCGGTGACATTCGGATTGTTCCTAGCTCGTAAAGTGTCGCTGGTTCGCGCCATCCTCTACATGGTGGCTCAATGTTTGGGAGCCATCTGCGGCTGTGGGCTCGTCAAGGCATTCCAAAAGTCCTACTACGTTCGATACGGAGGAGGCGCCAACATGTTGAACGATGGCTACAGCAAAGGCACCGGTCTCGCAGCCGAGATCATCGGCACATTCGTGCTCGTTTACACCGTCTTCTCCGCCACAGACCCCAAGAGAAATGCCAGAGACTCCCATGTCCCGGTGCGTGCGtggacaaattaattaattatgagtTTTCGAACCcatgcaaattttaattttggttttgAATCTAGTTCGTTAAGTACGTGGTTTCATGTTCATGTTTTGAATTCGACTACAGGTTCTGGCACCACTCCCCATTGGGTTTGCCGTGTTCATGGTTCATTTGGCGACTATCCCAATTACAGGGACCGGTATCAATCCGGCCCGGAGCTTCGGAGCTGCCGTAATCTTTGGCAAAGATAAGGCCTGGGATGATCAGGTATTTAATTATaggggaaattgcatatattacccttgtgaaatctcgggtttgctgataaccccTATGAAAGTTTCTTAACCAAATAACTCCCTGTGATTTTAGATATGTAGCAAGCAAACCTTTacagctaaaaaatgacgaaaataccgTTATTTTTAGCTGAAAATGGCGTGCATGATACATATCTAGAATCAGAAGGGGTTATTAgctttaaaaaatttcatagggggttatcagcaaacaAGAGATTTCACAAGAAtaatatatgcaatttcccctTAATTTATATGCTAGCCAACAGGATCAGTTTTGTACTTAAGAAAATGTTACAAAATAccaatttatattaatttaattagcacattatttaattatgtttttacAGTGGATTTTTTGGGTTGGGCCCTTCATCGGAGCCGCAATTGCAGCCATCTATCACCAGTTTATACTAAGGGCAGGAGCAATCAAAGCTCTGGGTTCATTCAGGAGCTCTTCTAATTATTGAGAATATTGGAAAGTAAAATGTAATATGGGTTACAAATTTTCCCATATGTGTCCTTTTATATATTGGCTTCTCTTTTTCTTATAGCCCTTTAATTTTGAGCATGTAATATGTTATCAATCATCAAGTGCACTTCTTAATTGTTCCATTCTTCAGAGTGATTACAATACGTCAAATTAAGCACCATTGGATTTTTCAAGAGGTAGTTAATGCCTAATAGTAGCCGTCAAATAAACATTCTAAATTTGTATGCATAATTTGTCAAGCTCGTAAGtattttcatcaaattttttaatGCACCAGAAATTTAGTAATTAGGGGTATTAAAAATATAAGAATAAGTCAAAATCTTCTATCCTTCTAAGGATCTATTTGGTCACAAGTCTTGCATGTTTTacgagattaaaaaaaaaagcttaGGATTCGTTGGTTGATCTACAAATTTATGTATCGCATATTTTAAATCAGTTGATCAAACTGAATCAATTCGTGAAGCAAATAGACAATAGAAGGTGAAACATATTATTCCGTTAATAATTTTAAACTGATGAGTGATTGTAATTGACTTATAAAGTTCACAATATATAAATCCACAAAATTAAATTCAGAACAAACACTCAACCACCAATGATTACGGTACCCGATATGGCCTGATTTCGTTgggtaattatttttaaaaagaacCCGAATTTTATATGTCGGGTCggttataataaatattttctcaaCCAATTTTATGCAACATTAAATTaacattacaaataaatataAGGAAATGATTTCCAATATTATGATCAAATATTAGGAATTTTTTTTCTCGTGGAAAAGCCTGACTCAGTTAGACTTCAAAttagtttaattttaattcgactCTATATACCGGaagtttgaaaatttaaaaaatgtttcagccatttaattatatgatttcTTATTTCATGATAGTGACTAGCATACGATATTATATAATTACAAAACTATAATTAATTCTgaactaaaaatatatatcacacATGTAAATATATACATGATAAAGATTGGCATTttgtttaaataaatttaacttTCATGAATCAAAGGTTGATTGTGATTTGAACCATAATTATCACTAATTAAAATCTGGTAAAAACTTTTTTCCATTAAATCCAGCCTATTGTAAATCAGATGTGTTTTGTGACACCCCGATACATATATCCTTActgttttttttgaaaatgaattgttggcaacaacaatttatttatgataaaaCTGAGGTAGGTTTTAGCAATAataacatgaaaaataaatcataCTTCCTAATtcctatattaaaaaaaattctttatcgTTCAGCCACCATGAACAAATCCTGGAATTGAAAGAAGATGTTTTAATAATAATGAGATTTGCAAgaatttaaagaaaaaaaaatgaatgaagAGAAGTTAATTTGCATTAATCCTCGAAAATAACAAATGTGGAGTCGGGGTCTCAAACCCCAACTCCTCGATGAAGCGGGATCTCTTTCTCTTATAGCGCTTTAATTTTGAGCATGTAATATGTTATAAATCAGCAATTGCACTTCTTATTATAGCCCTTTAATTTTGAGCATGTAATGTGTTATCAAATTAAGAACCATTGGACTCTTCAAGAGGGTAGCTAATTTCATTCTTTAGTACTGTTacaatttgatgtaaatagCCAATAGATGGTGAAATATATTATACCGTAAATAATTTTTAGCTGATGATCATCAGTAATTCTTTGACAAATAAGTTCACCATAAATCCACAAAATCAAATTCAGAACAAACACTCAACCATATAAgttttattaattatgagaACACTAAGGTAGGTTCTAGCAATGAtaacatgaaaataaataatacttcctaattcctatattaaaaaaatcctttatcgttcatttattacattaataataaaaaatcatcACATATAtaagtttattttaaatttttgttagcaaataaaaaaatactactAAACAGGCAAATTTTATGACAAGAAGATATTTATTagggataaaaaaaaaaaaaattggtttgaaACCTCAAAATATCTACATGTCTTGCTTGTAGCTAGTGAACAAATTTTTCAAGGCAGAGTGAAGATCACGTACACGTACCTACCATTTTAGAGAAAATTTTGTTcgcatggtttttttttttcctctaaAAAGATTGGGTAACGTCAAATAGATGAAAAATTAGCGAGTGAAAATATTAATGGTGCATGGGATCGAAGATATATATTATAACTTCAGCAACCTTATAGCTCTCTTTCTCTCTTCATGTTTGATCCTCTTCCTATAAATAAATTGTAAAGCTCTTTGTAATATTAGAACTCGTAGAGAAAATCCTTTTCAAATATAGTACAACAactttattttatcaaatataaaatgAGAGCAAAAGCTGTCACCATGAACAAATCCTGGAATTGAAAGAAGatgttttaataataataagataatttGCAAGAATTTAAAGAAAAAATGAATTAAGAGAAGTTTGCATATATGCAGTATGCTTACCATGCCCTAAAAATATACCAAACATGAGATTAGAGagaataatttattaatcattCACATATAAAAGTGTATCAAACTTTGCTGAGTACTATAATACTTCAATATAATTAATAGTATACATATATGATAatgattgttttttttatcaacCATTCATGTGCCAAGGATTATCTATTAAATTAAAGATTATTAAATAATCTAATGTATGGCAATGGATTAATTATCCATCACATGCGGTATGTCAAGGGCTGGGTTATCGAACCAAAATATCGATTTTTTGGGATAACGTACCGAAATTATTTCGATTTttagacatttttttggtatatcgaatttttttccagtatctatacggtatcaatatgaattttttccataccaaaatttcaaaatttcaatatcgatatctatatgaatttttttcatacaaaTATAATagatacggtataccgaaaacccacccctaGGTATGTCCCCAAAAGCCAATATTAACCCTAAAACAAACCTGTTTTTTCTCCTACAAGAAGCTGCCCTGCCCGGAATGCTTCTAATTAGTTTTGCTTCCTACCCTAAAGGACAAAAaggaaaataaataacaaatatGTTGTTGTAATTAATTAGCTTTTACAACTGCAACCCAATTTCAAAATTATCGACTCATTGATTGATACAAA
It encodes:
- the LOC140886203 gene encoding aquaporin PIP2-4-like isoform X2; the protein is MGIKDVEGGATEFSARDYHDPPPAPLVDREELGKWSFYRAIIAEFIATLLFLYITVLTVIGYSSQNAADQCGGVGILGIAWAFGGMIFILVYCTAGISGGHINPAVTFGLFLARKVSLVRAILYMVAQCLGAICGCGLVKAFQKSYYVRYGGGANMLNDGYSKGTGLAAEIIGTFVLVYTVFSATDPKRNARDSHVPVLAPLPIGFAVFMVHLATIPITGTGINPARSFGAAVIFGKDKAWDDQPSITSLY
- the LOC140886203 gene encoding probable aquaporin PIP2-1 isoform X1 — its product is MGIKDVEGGATEFSARDYHDPPPAPLVDREELGKWSFYRAIIAEFIATLLFLYITVLTVIGYSSQNAADQCGGVGILGIAWAFGGMIFILVYCTAGISGGHINPAVTFGLFLARKVSLVRAILYMVAQCLGAICGCGLVKAFQKSYYVRYGGGANMLNDGYSKGTGLAAEIIGTFVLVYTVFSATDPKRNARDSHVPVLAPLPIGFAVFMVHLATIPITGTGINPARSFGAAVIFGKDKAWDDQWIFWVGPFIGAAIAAIYHQFILRAGAIKALGSFRSSSNY